The Candidatus Acidiferrales bacterium genome contains a region encoding:
- a CDS encoding single-stranded DNA-binding protein has protein sequence MYLNSVQIIGFIGKDPERRQARANDAAFTVVSVATQRSWKNADDEWASRTEWHRVVAWNSLGERVAASLHQGDHVLVEGTLVSSTYEREYGKGKKATTVKHTVWQIRADSIRKLNRGEKEPEALASGSAAPSESQGRPTTSQDIPF, from the coding sequence ATGTACCTCAATTCAGTTCAGATCATCGGTTTCATCGGCAAAGACCCGGAGAGACGGCAGGCGCGTGCGAACGATGCGGCGTTCACGGTGGTTTCGGTCGCCACGCAGCGGTCGTGGAAGAACGCAGACGACGAGTGGGCCTCAAGAACCGAATGGCATCGCGTGGTCGCTTGGAACAGCCTGGGCGAGCGCGTTGCGGCATCGCTTCACCAGGGCGACCACGTGTTGGTTGAAGGCACGCTCGTTAGCAGCACCTACGAGCGCGAATACGGCAAAGGCAAGAAGGCCACGACCGTGAAGCACACGGTCTGGCAGATTCGCGCCGACTCGATTCGCAAGCTGAATCGCGGCGAGAAAGAGCCGGAGGCGCTCGCTTCCGGTTCAGCCGCCCCATCCGAATCGCAAGGCCGACCAACGACATCACAGGATATTCCGTTTTAG
- a CDS encoding site-specific DNA-methyltransferase has translation MARGKGKNGGNSHSKKRPIERYEHTDKKRINNPPVGLVTPETDPPLPTHKVYDYIQPVPDVKPREELSYDPHLDPQLVWAGKKEHASFEVPTVSLHVHETIDPRTIIEAVRKRNGNGHPVQPSLFERPEEKMPLRDAIEFYRHAHGWSNRLIAGDSLLVMNSLLEKEGMAGQVQMIYIDPPYGIKYGSNFQPFVNKRKVQDGKDEDLTQEPETIRAFRDTWELGVHSFLTYLRDRVLLARELLNDTGSIFVQIGDENVHRVRSILDEILGPDNFIGLLNFKSMMPLESGQIESVFDYLCWYAKDKTKLKYRNLFTPKSVGEGSEFVFADSDGNGFRRLTADEVRDFKATAAKFSVFKRSDLASSGYTPSCTFPIDFNGNVFETSGGKSWRTTPNGIEKLKYANRLFVLGGRLYYKMYLNDFAYGSLTNSWQDTIEFGKRIFVVQTTPTVIERCLLMTTDPGDLALDPTCGSGTTAYVAEQWGRRWITCDTSRVATTLAKQRLMAAEFDYYELAHPEEGIGSGFHYKTVPHVTLKSIANNPEIREGMTREQIDSAIARYADQETLYDQPYKDNSRVRVTGPFTVEAVPAPTVRSLEDIEDDATAIRTSGKAQQSIADFRDAATPLLDASVSRKGATLRHTEWRDELLKTGLRGKGGHHIDFSRVEPLAGTRWLHADAETKGAKPERVVISFGPEHSLLEQRQVELAWEEARTLSPKPAILVFAAFEFDPEAAKDIDGMTKEKTGMTFLTAQMNADLLTEDLKKKRASNQGFWLVGRPDIELREIVKADSKGKCEVEVRGFDYYDTRSGTIESGDPSKIAMWLLDTDYDGRSLYPRQVFFPMADDDEGWARLARNLKAEIDAELIEKYRGTTSLPFEAGPHKRIAVKVIDDRGIESLKVVDVK, from the coding sequence ATGGCGCGAGGAAAAGGGAAAAACGGCGGCAATAGTCACTCGAAGAAGCGTCCCATTGAGCGATACGAGCACACGGACAAGAAACGCATCAACAATCCGCCAGTAGGACTCGTAACGCCGGAGACCGATCCGCCGCTGCCAACTCACAAGGTTTACGATTACATCCAGCCTGTCCCAGACGTAAAGCCGCGCGAAGAACTGAGCTATGACCCGCATCTTGACCCGCAGCTTGTCTGGGCCGGGAAGAAAGAGCACGCGTCGTTCGAGGTGCCCACCGTTTCCCTCCACGTCCACGAAACAATCGATCCGCGCACGATTATTGAAGCCGTCCGCAAACGGAACGGCAATGGCCATCCAGTTCAGCCATCGCTTTTCGAGCGGCCCGAGGAAAAAATGCCGCTGCGCGATGCTATCGAGTTCTATCGCCACGCGCACGGATGGTCGAACCGGCTGATCGCTGGCGATTCGCTTCTCGTAATGAACTCGCTGCTCGAAAAAGAGGGAATGGCCGGGCAGGTCCAGATGATTTACATAGACCCACCATACGGAATCAAGTACGGCTCAAATTTTCAGCCCTTCGTCAACAAACGCAAAGTCCAGGACGGTAAAGATGAAGATTTAACTCAGGAGCCTGAGACTATCCGCGCTTTTCGGGATACTTGGGAGTTGGGCGTGCATTCATTCCTGACGTATCTGAGAGACCGTGTTCTGCTAGCACGCGAACTCCTAAACGACACCGGCTCAATTTTCGTTCAAATCGGTGATGAGAACGTACACAGGGTTCGATCAATACTCGACGAGATTCTCGGCCCCGACAATTTCATTGGACTTCTGAACTTCAAATCGATGATGCCTCTGGAATCGGGGCAGATAGAAAGTGTTTTCGATTACCTCTGTTGGTACGCGAAGGACAAAACGAAACTCAAATATCGAAACCTGTTCACTCCCAAATCAGTCGGAGAGGGGTCGGAATTCGTCTTTGCGGACTCTGACGGGAACGGCTTTCGCAGGCTGACAGCTGATGAAGTCCGCGATTTCAAAGCAACCGCCGCAAAGTTCAGCGTATTCAAACGCTCTGATTTAGCATCTTCGGGTTACACGCCCTCGTGCACCTTTCCCATCGATTTCAACGGGAACGTCTTTGAAACAAGTGGCGGAAAGAGCTGGCGAACAACACCGAACGGCATTGAAAAACTGAAATACGCGAACCGTTTATTCGTTCTGGGCGGAAGGCTCTACTACAAGATGTACCTAAATGACTTCGCATACGGCTCGCTCACGAACTCATGGCAGGACACAATTGAATTTGGGAAAAGAATCTTTGTTGTTCAGACTACTCCAACAGTAATCGAACGATGTCTCCTCATGACAACTGATCCGGGCGATTTGGCTCTCGATCCAACGTGCGGCTCAGGGACGACTGCTTACGTTGCCGAGCAATGGGGACGCAGGTGGATCACGTGTGATACCTCCCGCGTGGCAACTACCTTGGCCAAGCAACGTCTCATGGCCGCTGAATTTGATTATTACGAACTGGCACATCCTGAAGAAGGGATTGGTAGCGGCTTCCATTACAAAACTGTCCCGCACGTCACCCTTAAGTCCATCGCGAACAATCCTGAAATCCGCGAAGGAATGACGCGCGAGCAGATTGACTCGGCCATTGCACGCTATGCCGACCAGGAAACACTTTACGATCAGCCGTACAAGGATAATTCTCGTGTGCGCGTCACCGGCCCATTCACGGTTGAAGCCGTTCCCGCTCCCACCGTGCGTTCGCTCGAAGACATCGAAGATGACGCGACCGCAATTCGGACTTCTGGAAAAGCGCAGCAATCAATAGCCGATTTCCGTGATGCAGCCACGCCTTTGCTTGATGCCTCTGTATCGCGCAAAGGTGCCACATTGCGACATACGGAATGGCGTGATGAATTGCTCAAGACCGGACTCCGGGGCAAGGGCGGGCATCACATTGATTTCTCCCGCGTCGAACCGCTGGCCGGAACGCGCTGGCTCCACGCCGACGCGGAAACCAAAGGCGCGAAGCCCGAGCGCGTAGTCATTTCGTTCGGCCCCGAGCACAGCTTGCTGGAACAGCGGCAAGTGGAGTTGGCGTGGGAAGAAGCGCGCACACTTAGTCCCAAGCCCGCCATTCTCGTATTCGCCGCCTTCGAGTTCGATCCCGAAGCCGCCAAAGACATTGACGGCATGACCAAAGAAAAAACCGGAATGACCTTCCTGACGGCGCAGATGAACGCGGACTTGCTGACCGAAGACTTGAAGAAGAAGCGTGCCTCCAACCAGGGCTTTTGGCTCGTAGGGCGTCCTGATATTGAATTGCGCGAGATCGTCAAAGCAGACAGCAAGGGCAAATGTGAAGTCGAAGTTCGCGGATTCGACTATTACGACACGCGCAGCGGCACTATCGAATCCGGCGATCCATCGAAGATCGCCATGTGGCTACTCGATACCGATTACGATGGCCGAAGCCTTTACCCTCGGCAGGTTTTCTTTCCGATGGCCGATGACGATGAAGGTTGGGCGCGCCTTGCTCGCAATCTAAAAGCCGAGATTGATGCGGAACTCATCGAGAAATATCGTGGGACTACTTCGCTACCGTTCGAGGCGGGACCCCACAAGCGAATCGCTGTGAAGGTTATAGACGACCGAGGAATCGAGAGCCTGAAAGTCGTGGATGTGAAGTGA